A stretch of the Clostridium botulinum genome encodes the following:
- a CDS encoding dihydrofolate reductase, with the protein MISFVVAVDKNNLIGKNNMLPWHLPCDLNHFKEITLKESKTIIMGRKTFEALPNILPGRKHILLTRNQNYVVNNTDVEIIYNITELTKFIKSHKEYFVIGGGKIFSMLLPYATKIYMTKIKHSFDGDTFFPKLDMTEWEIVEHFNGTLNSKNIYKHAFLTLYKKAKY; encoded by the coding sequence ATGATAAGTTTTGTAGTTGCTGTTGATAAAAATAATCTTATAGGCAAAAATAATATGCTTCCATGGCATCTTCCTTGTGATTTAAACCACTTCAAAGAAATTACACTAAAAGAAAGTAAAACAATAATTATGGGAAGAAAAACTTTTGAAGCTTTACCTAACATACTTCCCGGACGAAAACACATACTTTTAACTCGAAATCAAAACTATGTAGTCAATAATACTGATGTTGAAATAATATACAATATTACTGAATTAACTAAATTTATAAAAAGCCATAAAGAATATTTTGTTATAGGCGGAGGAAAAATTTTTTCTATGCTCTTACCATACGCCACAAAAATTTATATGACCAAAATAAAACATTCTTTTGATGGTGATACCTTTTTTCCAAAACTTGATATGACTGAATGGGAAATTGTAGAACACTTTAATGGAACTCTAAACAGCAAAAATATATATAAACATGCCTTTTTAACATTATATAAAAAAGCTAAATATTAA
- a CDS encoding VTT domain-containing protein, whose amino-acid sequence MDINLFLYFITHFEKYLYIIVDQYGAITYMIIFFIVFCEAGFIILAFLPGDSLLFITGTLACIKILNISILLPILMISVILGDIINYYIGKFLGKRILEMKKNVFFKKDYIKKAHKFYDKNGKVSIVLGRFIPIVRGFVAFVAGIVSMDFNKFISYSIVGGSLRVGIFLFSGYYLGTFEIVKNNLEIIIGIVILVSTVPGILGIMKKGLYS is encoded by the coding sequence ATGGATATTAATTTATTTTTATATTTTATAACTCATTTTGAAAAATATCTATATATTATAGTTGATCAATATGGTGCAATTACTTATATGATTATATTTTTTATAGTATTTTGTGAAGCTGGCTTCATAATATTAGCATTTTTGCCAGGCGATTCTTTGCTTTTTATAACTGGTACGTTGGCATGCATAAAAATTTTAAATATAAGTATTTTGCTACCTATACTAATGATATCTGTAATATTGGGCGATATTATTAATTATTATATAGGTAAATTTTTAGGAAAAAGAATATTAGAAATGAAAAAAAATGTATTTTTCAAAAAAGATTATATTAAAAAGGCCCATAAATTTTATGATAAGAATGGAAAGGTATCTATCGTATTGGGGAGATTTATTCCAATAGTTAGAGGATTTGTAGCTTTTGTTGCGGGAATTGTAAGTATGGATTTTAATAAATTTATATCATATTCAATAGTTGGAGGTAGTCTACGAGTTGGTATATTTTTATTTAGTGGATATTATTTAGGAACATTTGAAATTGTTAAAAACAATCTTGAAATTATTATAGGAATTGTAATTTTAGTTTCTACAGTACCTGGGATTTTAGGCATTATGAAAAAAGGACTATATAGCTAA
- a CDS encoding sensor histidine kinase, which translates to MSISDNDFQHIDEFIHEDEEFYKNLIKILPHAVFLEKDRKIIFANDEGIKLLEGIEKKDIIGKEVEEFIYSNFIKILDLNKEKKLKSINRDNENIIEQKIVTLNNKVIDVEVKFIYLFNKNMEKFKVVTVRDITERKRYEKALRESEYLHRKLTEMLPVGVSIHNYDIVEFANKTCLNILGIKDEKDLLNNSIFKFIHKSKIADSKQRLKTIFEYGEKTLPEFYNKFVRQDGEVIDVETWSTVFYDENKLKILSVFRDVTEYLEIEKIKQKSNENKKLLDKEREFNKIRTEFFANLSHELKTPLNVILSSQQLLALYLRNGEFSGIDYEKIEKHLKTLKQNSNRLLRLIDNLIDITRIDSGFFSLNLQNHNIVTIIEDITLAVVEYIKNKDIKLIFDTDIEEKLTLCDEDKIERIILNLLSNAVKFTPKGGRIKVNIHDDGDSLRITVRDNGIGIPKDKIHIIFDRFRQVDTSFTRISEGSGIGLSLVKALVEMHNGTISVESEYGEGSEFIIYFPINKQIASKLINENNNLDNSLKEHKLKRVEIEFSDIYNI; encoded by the coding sequence ATGAGTATAAGTGATAATGATTTTCAGCATATAGATGAATTTATACACGAAGATGAGGAATTCTATAAAAACTTAATAAAAATATTACCACATGCAGTATTTCTTGAAAAAGATAGAAAAATTATATTTGCTAATGATGAAGGCATAAAACTTTTAGAAGGTATAGAAAAAAAAGATATAATAGGAAAAGAAGTAGAAGAGTTTATTTATAGTAATTTTATAAAAATTCTAGATTTAAATAAAGAAAAAAAATTAAAAAGTATAAATCGTGACAATGAAAATATAATAGAACAAAAAATAGTTACATTAAATAATAAAGTTATAGATGTTGAGGTTAAATTTATTTATTTATTTAATAAGAATATGGAGAAATTTAAAGTTGTAACTGTACGAGATATTACAGAAAGAAAAAGATATGAGAAAGCTTTACGTGAGAGTGAGTATTTACATAGAAAACTAACAGAAATGTTACCTGTAGGAGTATCTATACATAATTATGATATAGTAGAGTTTGCTAATAAAACATGCTTAAATATATTAGGTATTAAAGATGAAAAGGATTTACTTAATAATAGTATTTTTAAGTTTATACATAAAAGTAAAATTGCAGATTCCAAACAGAGATTAAAGACTATATTTGAGTATGGTGAAAAGACACTTCCTGAATTTTACAATAAATTTGTTCGTCAAGATGGAGAAGTTATAGATGTAGAAACTTGGTCTACAGTATTTTATGATGAAAATAAATTAAAGATATTATCGGTGTTTAGAGATGTAACTGAGTATTTAGAAATAGAAAAGATAAAACAAAAATCAAATGAAAATAAAAAGTTATTAGACAAAGAACGTGAATTTAACAAAATTAGAACAGAGTTTTTTGCAAATTTATCACATGAATTAAAAACACCATTAAATGTAATTCTTAGTTCCCAACAATTATTAGCTTTATATCTAAGAAATGGAGAATTTTCTGGAATTGACTATGAAAAAATAGAAAAACATTTAAAAACTTTAAAGCAAAACAGCAATAGATTACTTAGATTGATTGATAATCTTATAGATATAACTAGAATTGATTCTGGATTTTTTAGTTTAAATCTACAAAATCATAACATAGTAACTATAATAGAAGATATAACTTTAGCAGTAGTTGAATATATTAAAAATAAAGATATAAAATTAATTTTTGATACTGACATAGAAGAAAAATTAACTTTATGTGATGAAGATAAAATAGAAAGAATAATTTTAAACCTTTTATCAAATGCAGTAAAGTTTACTCCAAAAGGTGGCAGGATTAAGGTGAATATACATGATGATGGAGATAGTTTGCGGATAACAGTAAGAGATAACGGAATAGGAATACCAAAAGATAAAATACATATAATATTTGATAGGTTTAGACAAGTAGATACGTCATTTACTAGAATTTCAGAAGGCAGTGGTATAGGATTATCATTAGTTAAAGCCCTTGTTGAGATGCATAATGGAACAATAAGTGTAGAAAGTGAATATGGAGAGGGAAGTGAATTTATAATTTATTTTCCTATAAATAAACAAATAGCATCAAAATTAATTAATGAAAATAATAACCTAGATAATAGCTTAAAAGAACATAAGTTAAAAAGGGTAGAAATTGAGTTTTCTGATATATATAATATTTAG
- a CDS encoding LysO family transporter — protein MKITKSLCILVLMALLSLVGNLIGPKHGIFEALPGMIILVVIAISGIILAKVIPGKIPAVAYIVTIGCIVTYPGFPGAEIVTKCMTKVDFLSLTTPILAYVGISIGKDLESFKKSGWRIILVSCVVFIGTYLGSAAIAQLILKSLGQI, from the coding sequence ATGAAAATTACAAAATCATTATGTATATTAGTTTTGATGGCATTATTATCACTAGTAGGGAACTTAATTGGACCTAAGCATGGAATATTTGAGGCATTACCTGGAATGATAATACTTGTTGTAATAGCTATTTCGGGAATTATATTGGCAAAAGTTATACCAGGCAAAATTCCCGCAGTAGCTTATATTGTAACAATAGGATGTATAGTTACTTATCCTGGATTTCCGGGAGCTGAAATTGTGACAAAATGTATGACAAAGGTAGATTTTTTATCACTAACAACTCCTATACTTGCTTATGTAGGTATTTCTATTGGGAAGGATCTAGAGAGTTTTAAAAAATCTGGTTGGAGAATTATCCTTGTATCATGTGTTGTTTTTATAGGAACGTATTTAGGTTCCGCCGCAATTGCACAGTTGATTTTAAAATCACTAGGACAAATATAA
- a CDS encoding DUF3100 domain-containing protein encodes MKNWKNHIIVFLMVIISEAIGVIKFKVGPGTLVFLPMLYALIIGIFLGPKFLKIVNEKDMKDAGGLITISLMLLMARYGTTIGPTLPKIIQSSPALVLQEFGNIGTVLLGVPLAVFLGLKRESIGAAHSISREPNIALISDIYGLDGDEGKGVMGVYICGTVFGTVFFGLIATFCAAYTPLHPYSLAMASGVGSASMMTAAVGSLSAMFPNMQETLTAFGAASNMLSGLDGLYMSLWVALPLSEWLYRKAYKIKYGISASQPQKNNESSKEV; translated from the coding sequence ATGAAAAATTGGAAAAATCATATTATAGTTTTTTTAATGGTTATTATATCTGAGGCTATAGGGGTAATTAAGTTTAAGGTTGGACCTGGAACATTAGTCTTTTTACCGATGCTTTATGCGCTTATAATAGGAATATTTTTAGGACCTAAGTTTTTAAAGATTGTCAATGAAAAAGATATGAAAGATGCTGGAGGGCTTATAACTATTTCATTGATGCTTTTAATGGCTAGGTATGGAACTACAATAGGACCAACTCTTCCTAAAATAATACAATCAAGTCCAGCACTTGTTTTACAGGAGTTTGGTAATATAGGTACAGTGCTTTTAGGAGTTCCATTAGCTGTATTCCTAGGATTAAAACGTGAATCTATTGGAGCTGCTCATTCAATATCTCGTGAGCCTAATATTGCTTTAATAAGTGATATATATGGATTAGATGGAGATGAAGGAAAAGGGGTAATGGGAGTATATATTTGTGGAACTGTATTTGGTACAGTATTCTTTGGATTAATTGCTACATTTTGTGCAGCATATACTCCCTTACATCCATATTCATTAGCTATGGCATCAGGTGTTGGAAGTGCTAGTATGATGACAGCAGCAGTAGGTTCATTAAGTGCAATGTTTCCTAATATGCAAGAAACTTTAACCGCATTTGGAGCTGCAAGTAATATGCTATCAGGACTTGATGGATTATACATGTCTTTATGGGTTGCATTACCTTTATCAGAATGGCTTTATAGAAAAGCTTATAAGATAAAGTATGGAATTTCAGCTTCACAACCTCAAAAAAATAACGAAAGTTCCAAGGAGGTTTAG
- a CDS encoding amidohydrolase, protein MKKQEIKEIICSIIDENSEKIIALAKEIEAEPELGYKEVKTSKKITDFFDELGLSYKNELALTGVKANLKENNNGPNVAILGELDGVICFDSPKANKETGASHTCGHHLQMAAMLGAALGLKKSKIEDNLHGNVTFMAVPSEEYIELAYRNKLREEGKIHFLAGKQELIYRGEFDDVDIAMMFHSLKNCPEPTVAIGETSNGFLGKTIQYKGKAAHAAEAPHAGVNALNAAMLGIMGINALRETFRDEDSIRVHPIITKGGDTVNSVPSDVRMESYVRAKNINAMKETNEKVDRALLAGGYAIGAETTINTIPGHLPLRCSSIMNSLFEENAKELLPSERVIDAGHFTASTDMGDVSNLIPSIHPFIGGVSGNLHTKDFKVEDYNASLILPAKLMAMTVVDLLFDNAKVGNKIIEDFNPTFKNKEEYIEFLEGCFERKVK, encoded by the coding sequence GTGAAAAAACAAGAAATCAAAGAAATAATATGTAGTATAATTGATGAGAATTCCGAGAAGATTATAGCTTTAGCAAAGGAAATAGAAGCTGAACCTGAATTAGGCTACAAAGAGGTAAAAACTTCTAAGAAAATCACTGATTTTTTTGATGAATTAGGATTAAGCTATAAAAATGAATTAGCACTGACAGGGGTAAAGGCTAATTTGAAGGAAAATAATAATGGTCCAAATGTTGCAATATTAGGGGAACTTGATGGTGTAATTTGTTTTGACAGTCCAAAAGCTAATAAGGAGACTGGTGCATCTCATACATGTGGACATCATTTACAAATGGCAGCTATGTTAGGAGCAGCACTTGGATTAAAAAAATCTAAGATAGAAGATAATTTGCATGGTAATGTAACTTTTATGGCAGTTCCATCAGAAGAGTATATAGAGTTAGCTTATAGAAATAAGTTAAGAGAAGAAGGAAAAATTCATTTTTTAGCTGGAAAACAAGAATTGATTTATAGAGGTGAATTTGATGATGTTGATATAGCTATGATGTTTCATTCATTAAAAAATTGTCCAGAACCTACAGTTGCAATAGGTGAGACAAGTAATGGGTTCTTAGGAAAGACGATTCAGTATAAAGGAAAAGCAGCTCATGCGGCAGAAGCACCACACGCAGGTGTAAATGCATTAAATGCGGCTATGCTTGGTATTATGGGAATAAATGCATTAAGAGAAACTTTTAGAGATGAAGACTCTATAAGAGTTCATCCTATTATTACTAAAGGTGGAGATACTGTAAACAGTGTTCCTTCTGATGTAAGAATGGAGTCTTATGTTAGAGCTAAAAATATAAATGCTATGAAGGAAACTAATGAAAAAGTGGACAGGGCATTATTAGCAGGTGGATATGCTATTGGAGCAGAAACAACGATAAATACTATTCCAGGACACTTACCTTTAAGATGTTCATCAATTATGAATAGCTTATTTGAAGAAAATGCAAAAGAGTTATTGCCAAGTGAAAGGGTTATAGATGCAGGGCATTTTACGGCTTCAACAGATATGGGAGATGTATCTAATTTAATACCATCAATTCATCCATTTATAGGAGGAGTTTCAGGAAATCTTCATACAAAAGATTTTAAGGTTGAAGATTATAATGCATCATTAATTCTTCCAGCTAAACTAATGGCAATGACTGTTGTGGATTTATTATTTGATAATGCAAAAGTAGGTAATAAGATTATAGAAGATTTTAACCCTACTTTTAAAAATAAAGAAGAATATATAGAATTTTTAGAAGGATGTTTTGAGAGGAAGGTGAAGTAA
- a CDS encoding heavy metal translocating P-type ATPase, whose translation MNTNVKKEIILEGLCCANCASKIERSVNNMDDVDNATLDFLSKKLVIEVKDKDKIDEVLNKTTKIVNNIEPDVKVIYTEDYDSSKQNHNGHDHSHSHGEENSNKKVIRLGIGSAIFAIAIIFKFSFYIQLVLFVISYILIGGEIVLRALRNITRGQVFDENFLMTVATIGAFAIKEFPEGVAVMLFYQIGEYFQDRAIDHSRKSISSLMDIRPDYANLKVENDVKRVSPEEVNIGDVIIVKPGEKIPLDGTIIEGKSMVDTSALTGESVPRDVEIGSEVLGGFLNKNGVLTIKVSKEFKESTVSKILNLVQNASSRKAPTENFITKFAMYYTPVVVMTAMILAIVPPFIIPGATFSQWIYRALVFLVVSCPCALVISIPLSFFGGIGGASRNGILIKGGNYLEALNSVETVIFDKTGTLTKGVFDVTEISPVEGVENEKLLEYAAFAESYSNHPIAISILKAYNKEINKEKVESYDEISGHGIRVKVEGKEILSGNSKLMIKENIKFDKIDKSGTIVYVAVDKQYLGYILISDEIKEDAKKAISYLKSMGIKNTVMLTGDSKIVGDEVGKKIGVDEVYAELLPNDKVEKLEYFDKNKSSKGKIVFVGDGINDAPVLARADIGIAMGGLGSDAAIEAADIVIMTDEPSKIYNAIKIAKKTKYIVMQNIGIALGVKLIVLILGALGIANMWEAVFADVGVALIAVLNAMRVLKKSIQ comes from the coding sequence ATGAATACTAACGTTAAGAAAGAGATTATATTAGAAGGTTTATGTTGTGCAAATTGTGCATCTAAGATAGAGCGAAGCGTTAATAATATGGATGATGTAGACAATGCAACACTAGATTTTTTATCAAAAAAGCTTGTTATAGAAGTAAAAGATAAAGACAAAATAGACGAAGTTTTAAATAAAACAACCAAAATAGTAAACAATATAGAGCCAGATGTAAAAGTTATATATACGGAAGATTACGATAGCAGTAAACAAAATCATAATGGACATGACCATAGTCATTCACATGGAGAAGAAAACAGTAATAAAAAGGTTATAAGACTTGGAATAGGATCAGCAATTTTTGCTATTGCCATCATATTTAAATTTTCTTTTTATATTCAATTGGTTTTATTTGTTATAAGTTATATTTTAATTGGTGGGGAGATTGTATTAAGAGCATTAAGAAATATAACTAGAGGACAAGTATTTGATGAAAATTTCTTAATGACTGTAGCAACAATAGGTGCTTTTGCTATTAAAGAGTTCCCAGAAGGTGTTGCTGTTATGTTGTTTTATCAAATTGGAGAGTATTTTCAAGACAGGGCTATTGATCATTCGAGAAAGTCAATAAGTAGCCTCATGGATATAAGACCGGATTATGCGAATTTAAAAGTGGAAAATGATGTGAAAAGAGTTTCGCCGGAAGAAGTTAATATTGGAGATGTTATCATAGTTAAACCAGGAGAAAAGATACCTTTAGATGGAACTATTATAGAAGGTAAATCTATGGTCGATACTTCAGCTTTAACAGGAGAATCAGTTCCTAGAGATGTTGAAATAGGAAGTGAAGTATTAGGTGGATTCTTAAATAAAAACGGAGTATTAACTATTAAAGTATCAAAAGAGTTTAAGGAGTCCACAGTATCTAAAATATTAAATTTAGTACAAAATGCAAGTTCTAGAAAAGCTCCTACTGAAAACTTTATAACTAAATTTGCAATGTATTATACACCGGTGGTCGTTATGACAGCGATGATTCTTGCAATAGTACCACCATTTATAATTCCAGGTGCTACATTTTCACAATGGATATATAGAGCATTAGTGTTTTTAGTTGTTTCTTGTCCATGTGCATTAGTAATATCAATACCTCTAAGTTTCTTTGGTGGCATAGGTGGTGCATCTAGAAATGGTATTTTAATAAAAGGTGGTAATTATTTAGAGGCTCTAAATTCAGTAGAAACTGTTATTTTTGATAAAACAGGAACTTTAACAAAAGGAGTATTTGATGTAACAGAAATTTCTCCTGTAGAAGGGGTAGAGAATGAAAAACTGTTAGAATATGCTGCATTTGCAGAAAGCTATTCTAATCATCCAATAGCAATTTCGATTTTAAAGGCTTATAATAAAGAAATTAATAAAGAAAAAGTAGAATCATATGATGAGATATCTGGACATGGCATAAGGGTTAAAGTTGAAGGGAAAGAAATACTTTCTGGTAACTCTAAGCTTATGATAAAGGAAAATATTAAATTTGATAAGATTGATAAGTCAGGAACAATTGTTTATGTAGCCGTAGATAAACAATATTTAGGATATATATTAATATCAGATGAGATAAAAGAAGATGCTAAGAAAGCTATAAGTTATCTTAAAAGTATGGGAATTAAGAATACAGTAATGCTTACTGGAGATAGTAAAATTGTTGGAGATGAAGTTGGTAAAAAAATAGGTGTAGATGAAGTATACGCAGAGTTGTTACCTAATGATAAAGTAGAAAAATTAGAATACTTTGATAAGAATAAGTCTTCTAAAGGAAAAATAGTTTTTGTTGGAGATGGAATTAATGATGCACCAGTTCTAGCTAGAGCTGATATAGGAATAGCCATGGGAGGTCTTGGTTCTGATGCTGCAATTGAAGCTGCTGATATAGTTATTATGACTGATGAACCATCAAAAATATACAATGCTATAAAAATAGCTAAAAAAACAAAATATATTGTAATGCAAAATATAGGAATTGCATTAGGCGTTAAATTAATAGTATTAATATTAGGAGCTTTAGGAATAGCTAATATGTGGGAAGCTGTATTTGCTGATGTTGGAGTTGCATTAATTGCTGTATTAAATGCTATGAGGGTGTTAAAAAAAAGTATACAATAA
- a CDS encoding ArsR/SmtB family transcription factor, which yields MVDSLKDVEKCSCNTIHDEIINEVKKGMPKDEILYDLAELFKVFGDTTRTKILYALFEAEMCVCDLAALLGMSQSAVSHQLKVLKQTRLVKPRRDGKVVYYSLDDDHIKKIFDYGFAHVNEK from the coding sequence GTGGTTGATAGTTTAAAAGATGTTGAAAAGTGTAGTTGTAACACAATACACGATGAGATTATAAACGAGGTAAAGAAAGGTATGCCTAAAGATGAAATTTTATATGATCTTGCTGAATTATTCAAGGTTTTTGGGGATACTACTAGAACAAAGATATTATATGCATTATTTGAAGCCGAGATGTGTGTATGTGATTTAGCCGCATTACTAGGAATGAGTCAATCAGCTGTATCACACCAACTTAAGGTTTTAAAACAAACAAGGTTAGTTAAACCTAGACGTGATGGAAAAGTTGTATATTATTCATTAGATGATGACCATATAAAAAAGATATTTGATTATGGATTTGCCCATGTAAATGAAAAGTAG
- a CDS encoding DUF2325 domain-containing protein: protein MSALIIGGDRLGRITDELHKKGFTDIKHITGRKGGERKIRIYSQMQKADLTIVLVDYVNHVIVNNLKNKINKNNKCNNVIYAKRSWSHMEKCINSFMTHKDEN from the coding sequence ATGAGTGCTTTAATAATAGGAGGAGATAGACTAGGAAGAATAACTGATGAATTGCATAAAAAAGGTTTTACAGATATTAAACATATAACTGGGAGAAAAGGTGGAGAAAGAAAGATAAGAATCTATTCACAGATGCAGAAAGCCGATTTAACAATAGTTTTAGTAGACTATGTTAACCATGTTATTGTAAATAATTTAAAAAATAAAATTAATAAAAATAATAAATGTAATAATGTCATATATGCAAAAAGGTCTTGGTCACATATGGAAAAATGTATAAATAGTTTTATGACACATAAAGATGAAAATTAA
- a CDS encoding methyl-accepting chemotaxis protein produces MILLKRISVKRKLIVSFLLLAILIGISGTVGVINAGRLNSNSEKMYFKSLKSVEYIEKIKDNLDEERACLLNIIYNEDMPLDEKGKMLRYVTEELKQKNIEYFKKYEAIPFDEEEKKDYTEFKDDLSKYRDLREELTSLVSKGDLQGAKTIFTSSIKPVRKKVENKLNSIVDMNVQSAKLSDEENINVFNNIIITLAIVAFIGILLAILLAIVMVKDIIGSLERIREYARRMAEYDFSTPINVRGNDELCMTALDLNAAQENVSNLVKDILSDASNMGAMSEELSATVEEITSKVTTIDEATREINRGTEELSAGTEELSASVEEVNSSIEELACRSTEGSNNSNVSKQKAMDVQKYVQKAIQETNLIYEEREEKILKAIKDGKVVEEIRVMADSIAQIAEQTNLLALNAAIEAARAGEQGKGFAVVAEEVRKLAEQSAETVSTIQNTITKVQQAFSNLSENGNDLLDFMNTKVKELLDSSLKVTDQYYEDSDYVSSMTENFASMTEEINATTNQISEAVQNISIGAQDSAEHTNDILKSIDETTKAMNEIAKTSENQAEIAQKLNELVGKFKI; encoded by the coding sequence ATGATTTTATTAAAGCGTATTAGTGTAAAAAGAAAACTAATAGTAAGTTTTCTTTTATTAGCAATTTTAATTGGAATTTCAGGTACAGTAGGGGTCATTAATGCTGGAAGATTAAACAGTAACTCTGAAAAAATGTATTTTAAATCACTAAAGTCAGTAGAGTATATTGAAAAGATTAAAGACAATTTAGATGAGGAGAGAGCATGCTTATTAAATATTATTTATAATGAAGATATGCCATTGGATGAAAAAGGTAAAATGTTAAGGTATGTTACTGAAGAGTTAAAACAGAAAAATATAGAGTACTTTAAAAAATATGAAGCTATACCTTTTGATGAAGAAGAAAAAAAAGACTATACTGAATTTAAAGATGATTTATCAAAATACAGAGATTTAAGAGAAGAGCTAACAAGTTTAGTTAGTAAAGGAGATTTACAAGGTGCTAAGACAATTTTCACATCTAGCATTAAACCTGTTAGAAAGAAAGTGGAAAACAAACTTAATTCTATAGTAGATATGAATGTGCAGTCAGCTAAGTTGTCTGATGAAGAAAATATTAATGTATTTAACAATATAATAATAACTTTAGCAATAGTAGCTTTTATAGGAATATTATTAGCAATATTATTAGCAATAGTTATGGTAAAAGATATTATTGGATCTCTTGAAAGAATAAGAGAATATGCTAGAAGAATGGCGGAATATGATTTTTCTACTCCAATAAATGTTAGAGGAAATGATGAATTATGTATGACAGCATTAGATTTAAATGCTGCTCAAGAAAATGTAAGTAATTTAGTTAAAGATATTCTTTCAGATGCATCTAATATGGGAGCTATGAGTGAAGAATTATCAGCTACAGTTGAGGAAATTACAAGTAAAGTAACTACAATAGATGAAGCAACAAGAGAAATAAATAGGGGAACAGAAGAATTAAGTGCTGGAACAGAAGAATTAAGTGCGTCTGTAGAAGAGGTTAATTCTAGTATAGAAGAACTAGCTTGTAGGTCAACAGAAGGAAGTAATAATTCGAATGTATCAAAACAAAAGGCTATGGATGTTCAAAAATATGTACAAAAGGCTATACAAGAAACTAATTTAATTTATGAAGAACGAGAAGAAAAAATATTAAAGGCAATAAAAGATGGAAAAGTAGTAGAAGAAATAAGAGTAATGGCAGATAGCATAGCTCAAATAGCAGAACAAACAAATTTACTTGCGTTAAATGCAGCTATAGAAGCAGCAAGAGCAGGAGAACAAGGAAAAGGATTTGCAGTAGTTGCCGAAGAAGTTAGAAAACTTGCAGAACAATCTGCTGAAACAGTTTCAACAATACAAAATACAATAACAAAAGTTCAACAAGCTTTTAGTAATTTATCTGAAAATGGAAATGATTTATTAGATTTTATGAATACTAAGGTTAAAGAACTATTAGATAGTTCTTTGAAAGTAACTGACCAATATTATGAAGATTCAGATTATGTAAGTAGTATGACAGAAAATTTTGCATCTATGACAGAAGAAATAAATGCAACAACTAATCAAATAAGTGAAGCGGTTCAAAATATTTCAATAGGTGCACAAGACTCAGCTGAACATACAAATGATATTTTAAAAAGTATTGATGAAACTACAAAAGCAATGAATGAAATTGCTAAAACTTCAGAAAATCAAGCTGAAATTGCTCAAAAACTTAATGAATTAGTAGGAAAATTTAAAATTTAA